In the Sulfuricurvum kujiense DSM 16994 genome, one interval contains:
- a CDS encoding sacsin N-terminal ATP-binding-like domain-containing protein: MSIAELTQKRLSHVESCKLNGDNSHRIIANLYSDSTHFLYELLQNAQDAEATSVSFELYSDRLETSHNGRAFSFTDVESITTIGSSTKSNEPNKIGKFGAGFKSVFSITDTPHIYSGTYNFKISDYIIPETIDPLENQSDERTSVILPFDRAEIDAKTLYDSIAKRLRSIGKEELLFLSNLCRIGWKIGDEAGYVKKATDEASETRSLITLETHNKTERFELYRRGFTIENKLLECKIAFALNADGRYVSIGTNPLYVFFPTVVPTNLQFLVHAPYKTTPNRETMNFSDPQNQTITDNIIELYKSVLKDMAERKVLDVETMGLFPLSSQSGELSQKLFEASVFLFKTHPLIPTQEGGYALPSSLFSLNAELDLEFFYESQIHTLFEKTTWINEAFYKPIHLVLKRFLNSYLGVMEYKLNDILHNITEEYLVQQSNGWMGTLYDQFDKARHHVNLYLSTRLLARLEDGRQIPFKSQKEEVQVYIHPGISTGFQCLHPDATASTGAKSFLNSIGVKTPDIIDEIKEFILPVLITLSKDSDSTEKYLQGMKTLLQLYHESEPSNQTRIVELIKTSACILSVHKGESKAARSQDIYLPTEPLKRWFIGDTSITMMDGALWAVLSSSDLGTSLPFQTRPVIQTIAPHIDAIQKERLRHTPSIADRGGDDFSWEGLEYLLSTSIDKELSLIIWNFLISYLEEKKNILRGYYRWQSPSNNHEKEFDSKICVLLKQTTWLYDHDGDTYKPTELKPDALMEEYGYDSLSIDVKESLALLSFKTDAIEELEKQGYKIITPDEAEAFETFKKLQQQAIEEEEPVMWNPASPNIAAWVSDTDPDMKTDIETYEPKQKKPKDLRNQTSQSFFDDYDEEELYIPVIPKSIRKAIGEWSERYVYRYLQDFCEQNADKGYHVRWMNEEKNLGWGYDFVLMKGEKELRYIEVKGRASNTGEIEISKTQWEFAKFLYDKNEGDKYSIFIVQNAGKSYAKLIPINNPVKMWLDGNLSMLKIELSY; this comes from the coding sequence ATGAGTATCGCTGAGCTTACCCAAAAGCGGCTCAGCCACGTTGAATCATGTAAATTAAACGGTGATAACTCTCACCGAATCATTGCCAATCTTTATTCAGACAGTACTCACTTCCTCTACGAACTTTTACAAAACGCTCAGGATGCCGAAGCGACGTCGGTATCATTTGAACTGTATTCCGATAGACTGGAAACATCCCACAACGGCAGAGCCTTTAGCTTCACCGATGTTGAATCGATTACAACGATCGGAAGTTCAACGAAATCGAATGAGCCCAATAAGATAGGAAAATTTGGAGCCGGTTTTAAATCGGTATTCTCTATAACCGATACCCCCCATATTTACAGCGGAACTTATAATTTCAAGATAAGTGACTATATCATCCCCGAAACGATCGATCCGTTGGAAAACCAAAGCGATGAACGAACAAGCGTTATCCTTCCGTTTGATAGAGCAGAGATCGATGCAAAAACACTTTATGATTCCATTGCTAAACGTCTTCGTTCCATCGGCAAAGAAGAACTCCTTTTTCTTAGCAACCTATGTCGTATCGGTTGGAAGATCGGTGATGAAGCAGGATACGTAAAAAAAGCAACCGATGAAGCATCTGAAACGCGCTCCCTAATCACACTAGAGACGCATAACAAGACAGAGCGTTTTGAGCTCTACCGTAGAGGCTTCACGATTGAAAACAAACTATTAGAGTGTAAAATCGCATTTGCTTTAAACGCAGACGGTCGATACGTCTCTATCGGCACCAATCCGCTCTATGTCTTTTTCCCGACCGTTGTACCTACCAATTTGCAGTTTTTGGTTCATGCCCCCTATAAGACGACTCCAAACCGTGAAACGATGAATTTCTCCGATCCTCAGAACCAAACTATCACCGACAACATCATTGAACTCTATAAGAGCGTTTTGAAGGACATGGCGGAACGAAAGGTATTAGATGTCGAAACGATGGGGCTTTTCCCTCTTTCTTCCCAAAGTGGGGAACTTTCTCAAAAGTTGTTTGAAGCATCTGTTTTTCTTTTTAAAACACATCCGTTGATTCCGACACAAGAGGGTGGATACGCATTGCCCTCATCATTGTTTTCCTTGAACGCTGAACTCGATCTTGAATTTTTCTATGAATCACAGATACATACACTGTTTGAGAAAACGACATGGATTAATGAAGCGTTCTATAAACCGATTCATCTCGTCCTCAAACGTTTTTTAAATAGCTATTTGGGAGTCATGGAATACAAACTCAATGATATCCTCCACAACATTACGGAAGAATATTTAGTGCAACAAAGCAATGGATGGATGGGTACACTGTATGATCAGTTTGATAAAGCAAGACACCATGTAAATTTGTATCTTTCGACGCGGCTTTTAGCACGTCTAGAAGATGGACGGCAAATCCCGTTTAAATCTCAAAAAGAAGAAGTGCAGGTTTATATTCATCCGGGGATCTCCACCGGATTCCAGTGTCTACACCCTGATGCTACTGCATCGACTGGTGCTAAAAGCTTTTTGAATTCTATAGGGGTTAAGACTCCTGATATTATTGATGAGATTAAAGAATTCATTCTTCCGGTATTAATCACACTTTCAAAAGATTCGGATTCAACAGAAAAATATTTACAAGGGATGAAAACTCTCTTACAGCTCTATCATGAATCAGAACCATCAAACCAAACCCGAATAGTAGAACTCATCAAAACTTCGGCATGTATCTTATCCGTCCATAAAGGTGAGTCAAAAGCAGCGCGTTCGCAAGATATCTACCTCCCGACGGAACCACTAAAGCGATGGTTTATAGGGGATACTTCGATAACCATGATGGATGGTGCATTGTGGGCTGTGCTAAGCAGCAGTGATTTAGGTACTTCATTGCCTTTTCAAACACGTCCGGTGATTCAAACAATTGCTCCTCATATTGATGCAATTCAAAAAGAGCGATTGCGTCATACACCATCTATCGCCGATAGGGGAGGGGATGACTTCAGTTGGGAAGGGCTTGAATATCTATTGTCCACCTCGATCGATAAAGAGCTCAGTCTAATCATTTGGAACTTTTTGATTTCGTATCTCGAAGAGAAGAAAAACATTCTGCGCGGATATTACCGATGGCAAAGTCCGTCCAATAATCATGAGAAAGAATTTGATTCGAAAATCTGTGTTCTATTGAAGCAGACTACATGGTTGTATGATCATGATGGAGATACATATAAGCCAACCGAACTCAAACCTGATGCTTTGATGGAAGAGTATGGGTACGATTCTCTCAGTATTGATGTAAAAGAATCATTGGCACTTCTGTCATTTAAAACCGATGCAATCGAAGAACTCGAAAAACAGGGATATAAAATTATAACTCCTGATGAAGCTGAAGCATTTGAGACATTCAAAAAGTTGCAGCAACAGGCGATCGAAGAGGAAGAGCCGGTTATGTGGAACCCCGCATCACCTAATATTGCTGCTTGGGTCAGTGATACGGACCCGGATATGAAAACGGATATCGAAACATATGAACCAAAACAAAAGAAACCAAAAGATCTTCGCAACCAAACTTCGCAGAGCTTTTTCGATGATTACGACGAAGAAGAACTTTATATACCTGTCATACCAAAATCAATCCGCAAAGCGATCGGGGAGTGGAGTGAACGGTACGTTTATCGCTATTTGCAAGATTTTTGTGAGCAGAACGCAGATAAAGGGTATCATGTCCGTTGGATGAATGAGGAAAAGAATCTTGGATGGGGGTATGACTTTGTTTTGATGAAAGGGGAGAAGGAACTTCGTTACATTGAAGTTAAAGGGCGCGCATCCAATACTGGTGAAATCGAAATATCCAAGACGCAATGGGAGTTTGCCAAATTCCTCTATGACAAAAATGAGGGGGATAAATATTCGATCTTCATCGTTCAAAATGCCGGTAAGTCTTATGCAAAATTGATTCCGATAAATAATCCAGTGAAGATGTGGCTGGATGGGAATTTGAGTATGTTGAAGATTGAGTTATCATACTAA
- the qatA gene encoding Qat anti-phage system ATPase QatA gives MVLHDNETAIDFLYYESIAQTIKELLDDADDKPMTIGIHGDWGAGKSSILAMIEAAYLKDEKVLCLKFNGWLFQGFEDAKLVLLEKVISEVTAARSTKGKVKEKAKSLFKRINWMKAAKTTGQIAFTYLSGIPSPELLTQISQSAKNIMEHPTEELSLETLKKLAEPFKGIINEEIENSNIPHEMHAFRQEFEELLEEANIDQLVVLIDDLDRCLPKTTIETLEALRLFLFVPKTAFIIAADEAMIEYAVKEHFPNLPNTVGATSYARNYLEKLIQIPFRIPALGATETLTYVTLLLAMRLLDEKSQGFSVLKELSKEAIQKPWIGNTLTVEAINNAITDPTEQQQAREALMLAKQISPMISDGTNGNPRQIKRFINSLMLRKQIAQARGFGQEITLNVLSKIMLAENFNTEFYRQLNIWVSNSSNGKVKELTELEKLGNDGIEKSSLDPNIGAEWITQWSDLYPKLSDIDLRPYLFVTRDRKTRFGVTFQSDDMHELADKLLGSEMVVAGEKETIKGLTTSEAEKLYQYLENAVTNNGNCKDRPDGIIGINLLIKMHKGLQTKYCTLLETFSIENLGGWIVQPIDMFTEPVARQQYKRLLTKWKDQEENKTLSTFAEQTFKLIKGN, from the coding sequence ATGGTGCTTCATGATAATGAAACAGCAATAGATTTTTTGTATTATGAGTCTATCGCACAAACTATTAAAGAATTACTTGATGATGCAGATGATAAACCAATGACTATTGGAATTCATGGTGATTGGGGTGCAGGGAAGTCTAGTATTTTAGCCATGATAGAAGCAGCTTATTTGAAAGATGAAAAAGTTCTCTGTTTAAAGTTTAATGGATGGCTGTTTCAGGGTTTTGAAGATGCAAAGCTTGTTTTACTTGAAAAAGTTATCTCTGAAGTAACTGCAGCTCGTTCTACTAAAGGTAAAGTTAAAGAAAAAGCCAAATCTCTTTTTAAACGTATTAATTGGATGAAAGCGGCTAAAACGACTGGGCAAATAGCTTTTACATATCTATCAGGAATACCTTCGCCCGAACTATTGACACAAATAAGCCAATCAGCTAAAAATATAATGGAACATCCGACGGAAGAGCTTTCGTTAGAAACTCTCAAAAAACTGGCCGAACCGTTTAAAGGCATAATTAACGAGGAAATTGAAAATTCAAACATACCACATGAAATGCACGCTTTTCGTCAAGAATTTGAAGAATTACTAGAAGAAGCGAATATTGATCAATTGGTTGTTTTAATTGATGATCTTGACAGGTGTCTGCCAAAGACGACCATTGAAACACTAGAAGCATTGAGACTCTTTTTGTTTGTACCAAAAACTGCATTTATTATAGCCGCAGATGAAGCTATGATTGAATATGCAGTTAAAGAACATTTTCCTAATCTACCAAATACAGTTGGCGCGACATCTTATGCGCGTAACTATCTTGAAAAACTCATTCAAATACCTTTCCGTATACCAGCTTTAGGTGCTACAGAAACACTTACATATGTCACATTATTATTAGCGATGCGTTTACTTGATGAGAAAAGTCAAGGATTCAGTGTACTTAAAGAACTATCAAAAGAAGCTATTCAAAAGCCTTGGATAGGTAATACGCTAACAGTTGAAGCAATCAATAACGCTATTACTGATCCTACAGAGCAACAGCAAGCCCGAGAAGCATTAATGTTGGCCAAACAAATTAGTCCAATGATAAGTGATGGAACTAATGGAAATCCTAGACAAATCAAGCGTTTTATTAATAGTTTGATGTTACGTAAACAAATTGCCCAAGCAAGAGGTTTTGGTCAAGAGATTACTTTGAATGTTTTATCAAAAATAATGTTGGCTGAAAATTTTAACACTGAATTCTATCGTCAACTCAATATTTGGGTTTCTAATTCCTCTAATGGTAAAGTGAAGGAACTCACGGAACTGGAAAAATTGGGAAATGATGGTATAGAAAAAAGTTCACTAGATCCTAATATAGGGGCAGAGTGGATTACTCAATGGTCAGATTTATATCCAAAGTTATCAGATATAGATTTGCGTCCGTATCTATTTGTAACAAGAGATAGAAAAACGCGTTTTGGAGTAACTTTTCAATCTGATGACATGCATGAACTTGCAGATAAGCTATTGGGAAGCGAGATGGTAGTCGCAGGAGAGAAAGAAACTATTAAAGGTTTGACCACATCAGAAGCAGAAAAACTATATCAATACTTAGAAAATGCTGTTACTAATAATGGTAATTGCAAAGATAGACCTGATGGTATTATTGGCATAAACTTATTGATAAAAATGCATAAAGGTCTACAAACTAAATATTGTACATTACTGGAAACTTTTTCAATTGAAAATTTGGGTGGTTGGATTGTCCAACCTATTGATATGTTTACTGAACCGGTAGCTAGACAACAATATAAAAGATTGCTAACGAAATGGAAAGATCAAGAAGAGAATAAGACGCTAAGCACTTTTGCAGAGCAGACTTTTAAATTAATTAAAGGTAACTAA
- the qatB gene encoding Qat anti-phage system associated protein QatB, producing MGTSSQFGGTTVGLVPSWVDDPTPAPADSEKGKETVQNPLENTTETPDKIRTLPFQGAKANYSRYLRSGDQRSMNNALKSYGKATGGTGGATRRMGTSRTTAGGLAHFIGALGTGGAQQAIREFNLSNYAGQSASDVLFALSEVICPPGGTIDEGIARDAMHESIGELINSGITDLDSMNEAQRQELLINYFTHSIQGRIVNDIGHGTVKIPSSNEEVERLEKSLAQFTKGLVRVAVERHFKEKSVFNQNEMAHIIDNIYQESFALLTGLAEVLK from the coding sequence ATGGGCACATCTAGTCAATTTGGAGGTACAACTGTTGGACTTGTTCCAAGTTGGGTAGATGATCCTACTCCGGCTCCTGCTGATTCAGAAAAAGGGAAAGAAACCGTACAAAACCCCCTTGAGAATACAACAGAAACACCTGACAAAATAAGAACTTTGCCTTTTCAGGGTGCAAAAGCTAATTACAGTAGATATCTGAGATCTGGCGATCAAAGATCAATGAACAATGCACTCAAGTCCTATGGAAAAGCTACTGGCGGCACAGGTGGAGCCACTAGAAGAATGGGCACATCTCGTACAACTGCGGGAGGCTTAGCGCATTTTATTGGTGCACTGGGAACAGGTGGTGCACAACAAGCAATACGAGAGTTTAACTTGTCTAATTATGCAGGACAGTCTGCCAGTGATGTGTTATTTGCTTTATCTGAAGTTATATGTCCACCGGGTGGAACTATTGATGAAGGTATTGCGAGAGATGCAATGCATGAGTCAATTGGTGAATTGATAAATTCAGGTATTACAGACCTCGATTCCATGAATGAAGCTCAAAGACAAGAATTGCTCATTAACTACTTTACTCATTCCATTCAAGGACGTATTGTTAATGATATTGGACATGGAACTGTAAAAATACCTTCAAGCAATGAAGAAGTCGAAAGACTTGAAAAGTCATTAGCTCAATTCACAAAAGGACTAGTACGAGTCGCCGTTGAAAGACATTTTAAAGAAAAATCTGTTTTCAACCAGAATGAAATGGCTCATATAATAGACAATATTTATCAAGAATCATTTGCATTATTGACTGGCTTGGCGGAGGTGCTTAAATGA
- the qatC gene encoding Qat anti-phage system QueC-like protein QatC, which translates to MSRHSLIAHYGKKEAVTVQNTSITDNFIIHPESHLQEFGFNSTLHDLAELGLTVKEVAIDLFLIAMSVYAADTRISRKYHAQDEWTREIDIYLPVSNSDLWHRNTQLLSNLLQFLTGDRWTFHFRSRPAEYRILAHTARPDLFTEIDHISLLSGGLDSFIGAIDTLDSGQKPLFISHHNDAVTSSVQNYCLNALKEHFGDDSFYSIKSHVGFSSELFSSGYEDTTRSRSFLFYTLAILAASALPRDRKVIVPENGLIALNVPLDTLRLGALSTRTAHPYFIARLNQLAAKLSLDVDIENPYRHQTKGQMIDECKDKSFLRAHIAETMSCSDPKKARWQGHSPQHCGYCLPCLIRRASIKHGFGKDETSYGLALTDNAINSRNVEGIHIRSFQVACQRLQNKPHLAKILIHKPGPLSDAPNEIPKYEKLYQDGMQEVYGLVKDIVVKPME; encoded by the coding sequence ATGAGTCGACACAGCTTAATAGCTCACTATGGGAAAAAAGAGGCTGTAACAGTCCAAAATACAAGCATTACGGATAATTTCATAATTCATCCTGAAAGTCATCTGCAAGAGTTTGGATTTAATTCCACATTACATGATTTGGCCGAGCTCGGTTTAACCGTGAAAGAAGTGGCTATAGATTTATTTCTTATAGCCATGAGTGTGTATGCAGCGGACACAAGAATTTCCCGGAAATATCATGCTCAAGACGAATGGACTAGGGAAATTGATATATATCTCCCCGTAAGTAATAGCGATTTATGGCATCGGAACACACAACTATTATCAAATCTTCTTCAGTTCTTAACTGGTGACCGATGGACATTTCATTTTCGATCACGGCCTGCAGAGTATAGAATATTAGCCCATACAGCAAGGCCAGACCTGTTTACAGAAATCGACCATATTTCACTTTTATCTGGTGGGTTAGATAGCTTTATTGGTGCGATAGATACTCTTGATTCTGGTCAAAAACCATTGTTTATATCACATCACAATGATGCTGTGACCAGTTCAGTCCAAAATTATTGTTTAAATGCTTTGAAAGAACATTTTGGTGATGACAGTTTTTATAGTATCAAATCGCATGTTGGATTTTCAAGCGAATTATTTAGTTCTGGATATGAAGATACAACAAGGAGCAGATCATTTTTGTTTTACACATTGGCTATACTGGCTGCTAGTGCATTACCTAGAGATAGAAAAGTTATTGTGCCAGAAAATGGGCTCATTGCTTTGAATGTTCCATTGGATACCCTAAGACTTGGTGCTTTGAGTACACGCACTGCACACCCATATTTTATTGCTAGACTTAATCAATTAGCAGCAAAACTGTCACTTGATGTCGATATAGAAAATCCATATCGTCATCAAACAAAAGGACAGATGATTGACGAATGTAAAGACAAAAGTTTTTTAAGAGCACATATAGCTGAGACTATGTCATGTTCAGATCCAAAAAAAGCACGATGGCAAGGTCATTCGCCTCAACATTGCGGTTATTGCTTACCTTGTTTAATACGTAGAGCTTCTATCAAGCATGGATTTGGAAAAGATGAGACTTCCTATGGGTTAGCATTGACAGATAATGCGATCAATAGTCGTAATGTTGAGGGTATTCATATCCGGTCATTCCAAGTGGCTTGTCAAAGACTTCAGAATAAGCCTCATCTTGCAAAGATATTGATCCATAAACCAGGGCCATTAAGTGATGCACCTAATGAAATTCCAAAATATGAAAAACTTTATCAAGATGGGATGCAGGAAGTATATGGATTGGTAAAAGACATTGTAGTAAAGCCAATGGAATAG
- the qatD gene encoding Qat anti-phage system TatD family nuclease QatD, with protein sequence MKTQYVDYHCHLDLYPNHLELLAESQKNGIATLAVTTTPKAWKKNVDMASEYDQIRVALGLHPQLISERANELSLFEELLDSTRFVGEIGLDAGKKFYHSFEQQQQVFQAILRMCAQYENKIISIHSAYSSTKVLDALEKNFFPNNGKVVLHWFTGSKKDFQRAIEMGCNFSINQEMLKNEKIFSNIINIPITRILTETDGPFVKHNSTSIKPLNIKEFITHLANLLSYDKEELRLQVLQNLGKLEE encoded by the coding sequence ATGAAGACACAATATGTAGATTACCATTGCCATTTGGATTTATATCCAAACCATTTAGAATTATTGGCTGAATCTCAAAAAAATGGAATAGCTACATTAGCAGTGACGACAACACCTAAAGCTTGGAAAAAAAATGTTGATATGGCATCTGAATATGACCAAATTCGAGTTGCACTTGGGTTACATCCTCAGCTGATTTCGGAACGTGCAAATGAACTGAGTCTTTTTGAGGAATTACTTGATTCAACTCGATTTGTTGGAGAAATCGGTTTGGATGCTGGAAAAAAGTTTTATCATTCGTTTGAACAACAACAGCAAGTTTTCCAAGCTATACTGAGAATGTGCGCACAATATGAAAATAAAATAATTTCAATTCATAGTGCATACAGTAGTACAAAAGTATTAGATGCATTAGAGAAGAATTTTTTTCCCAATAATGGTAAAGTGGTTCTTCATTGGTTTACTGGTAGTAAAAAAGATTTTCAAAGAGCAATTGAAATGGGGTGTAATTTCTCAATTAATCAAGAAATGCTTAAAAATGAAAAGATTTTTTCAAATATCATCAATATCCCTATAACTCGTATCTTAACTGAAACAGATGGACCTTTTGTTAAGCATAATAGTACGTCGATTAAACCTTTAAATATTAAAGAATTTATTACACACTTAGCAAATTTACTGTCTTACGATAAAGAAGAATTACGTCTGCAAGTTCTTCAAAATTTAGGTAAGCTTGAAGAATAA
- a CDS encoding c-type cytochrome, which translates to MSERITKNMARNIYFGGGLFAILVFTGLTIDTVKQIPKLSHDDKITESVARGKVVWEENNCVGCHTIMGEGAYYAPELGNAFPRLGANDEAAFKTYLVGWMAAQPLDTPDRRKMPQFHLSPEQVNNLADFLIWTSRVNNQEWPPNIKG; encoded by the coding sequence ATGTCTGAACGTATTACTAAAAATATGGCCAGAAATATTTACTTTGGCGGGGGACTTTTCGCGATTTTGGTTTTTACCGGACTAACTATAGATACCGTTAAACAAATTCCAAAGCTAAGCCATGATGACAAAATCACTGAGTCTGTTGCTCGGGGAAAAGTGGTATGGGAAGAGAACAATTGTGTCGGTTGCCATACGATCATGGGGGAGGGGGCGTATTATGCTCCGGAGCTTGGGAATGCATTTCCTCGTCTTGGTGCTAATGATGAAGCCGCGTTTAAAACGTATCTGGTAGGATGGATGGCGGCACAACCGCTCGATACACCCGATAGACGAAAAATGCCGCAGTTTCACCTGAGCCCGGAACAAGTGAACAATCTTGCAGACTTTTTGATTTGGACCTCTCGTGTCAACAATCAAGAGTGGCCGCCAAACATTAAAGGATAA
- a CDS encoding cbb3-type cytochrome c oxidase subunit I: MKYSSQMVAKPYFIFALILLAGEIVFGLSMGVQYLYGDFLFPAIPFNVLRMVHTNLLIVLLLFGFMGATYYLIPEESERELWSPMLAKITFWVFAAAGVATILGYLLVPYATLAELTYNNLLPTMGREFLEQPTITKIGIVLVVLSYILNVTMTVIKGRKTTISVILLTGLFGLAFFFLFAFYVPENLVMDKFFWWFVVHLWVEATWELILGALLAFVLIKTTGVDREHIDKWLYLIIAMTLISGLAGTGHHFFFIGTPGYWLWIGSIASAAEPIPFFLMILFAYNMAKNRRIQHDNKIALTWAKGTAVVGFLGAGVWGFLHTLAPINYYTHGTQLTAAHGHLAFFGAYVMICFTLISYAMPILRGRLHGNGPKAQSVELTSFWMMVIGMIGLTLALTAAGIMQIEMQRLRDVADALDFMSAQEAISTVYGVRLAFGVMVLLGLLTYFYSFFVKEEKVNA, translated from the coding sequence ATGAAATATTCATCTCAAATGGTCGCAAAACCATATTTTATTTTTGCACTCATTCTTCTGGCAGGGGAGATTGTTTTTGGCCTTAGTATGGGGGTTCAGTATTTGTACGGGGATTTTTTATTCCCAGCGATCCCTTTTAATGTTCTTCGTATGGTTCATACGAACTTGTTGATTGTTCTTTTATTATTCGGGTTTATGGGAGCAACCTATTATCTGATTCCTGAAGAGAGCGAACGGGAACTTTGGAGCCCGATGTTGGCCAAAATCACCTTTTGGGTATTTGCGGCGGCGGGTGTAGCAACCATCTTGGGTTATTTATTGGTCCCTTATGCGACATTGGCGGAGTTAACCTATAACAATCTGTTGCCGACGATGGGGCGTGAGTTTTTGGAACAGCCGACGATTACAAAAATCGGGATTGTTCTGGTCGTACTATCGTATATTTTAAACGTGACAATGACGGTGATTAAAGGACGTAAAACGACCATATCGGTTATTTTGTTGACGGGTCTATTTGGGTTAGCGTTCTTCTTTTTGTTTGCGTTTTATGTACCTGAAAATCTAGTCATGGATAAATTCTTCTGGTGGTTTGTGGTCCATTTGTGGGTTGAAGCGACATGGGAACTTATCTTGGGTGCTCTTTTGGCGTTTGTTCTTATTAAAACGACCGGAGTTGACCGTGAACATATCGATAAATGGCTCTATTTGATTATTGCGATGACATTGATTTCCGGACTTGCGGGAACAGGGCATCACTTTTTCTTTATCGGTACCCCTGGGTATTGGTTATGGATCGGATCGATTGCGTCTGCGGCAGAGCCTATCCCCTTTTTCCTAATGATTTTGTTTGCTTACAATATGGCAAAAAACCGTCGTATCCAACATGACAATAAAATCGCGTTGACATGGGCAAAAGGGACAGCGGTTGTCGGATTTTTAGGAGCAGGTGTCTGGGGCTTTTTGCACACACTCGCACCGATCAACTACTACACACACGGTACACAGTTGACCGCAGCACACGGACATCTTGCCTTTTTCGGTGCGTATGTGATGATTTGTTTTACATTGATTTCGTATGCGATGCCGATTCTTCGCGGTCGTCTTCATGGAAACGGTCCTAAAGCTCAGAGTGTAGAACTTACCAGTTTTTGGATGATGGTGATCGGAATGATCGGTCTGACGTTGGCACTGACTGCTGCTGGTATTATGCAAATAGAGATGCAACGCCTACGTGATGTTGCGGATGCTTTGGATTTCATGAGTGCACAAGAAGCTATTAGCACGGTGTATGGGGTTCGTTTGGCTTTTGGTGTGATGGTTCTTTTAGGACTATTGACCTATTTTTACAGTTTCTTTGTCAAAGAAGAGAAAGTAAACGCGTAA